From Fusarium oxysporum f. sp. lycopersici 4287 chromosome 10, whole genome shotgun sequence, the proteins below share one genomic window:
- a CDS encoding histone transcription regulator 3, with translation MPAFQAINLEPEDNIDEQIDTTKEIHVDEALKRFQNALKLHAQGPRSREAAETAYNELFESEIFKYREAKTDYERAERHADGQPDVSNLDHSLTDGGLDVDAGGADGVAASLAQALYLSYKNYGQFFVDKYKDESTSNPAFKEKTRLKYHGDHGNKVLDSWMTALDQDPSDPELWRRAARFAGAMNSHRIKRYCLEAAIELDDDPAVVEVEPPSLAEGMAGEQLKDQLQLLGDEMALSHPIMAPWLKKKMPALLKRHLDPIPFLPDPTRSLIPPKDPVTQDQTVEDTEMREAEDASRSDPKTVSSWASLGDELINCLTNSTEVFDIFDEIVQSSVDEVVVETPSNDSESISSEIQVAIGRPIQPAEPSEKSSPEAEPKDQKAASEATEDSQKAGDQTKKEANGVSTRKRSQSAAGLPDGAEEENATEKRSKRVRRRETLQAEESTDPSTLIANQLQPYQGADQNLFQMTKSVLENLGVDDKSTFDFITELIDSCAVEDRPGKITNLAAGDLSSAIVDFREEVAKVFLHKNEQAPLGPSSFLEHAKTSSQDQNSTPTFNETQGLRSFATKVGESRSWMTVEDVAYEWVRAVSQSYATTKWSDKMKLSVVQMLNHSDSALHQRITEKMELAAGSLEKLAELETIVPMIYELHIDIYELITNPSSVVDYATRMKTKYRLGRWLDVASAYIQALDRPSNDELSARFLWTSVLVSSHSEQPVREHILLMWTSLRDHLADEKIPTISLPNNVVMPTISPEAADREISKLTTMDFFLGLFQDNMEDPVSVIETLEPVLNPSSVCAPPRESDSESPGTEADDASSSGKQKKSLSDCASQSLQDLWKFLHNSSTELRLFLWSRLGAAYDAIGYPTKKFSCCLKSIELIVSDLEGETYANTPADSRKLLLMRTLKSLDELLISALYSALNDNTAFEIIDDAHIKSTTAALAKVNCLLHVSSLCEDEVRIGLKTERPGNAASKAALQSLKNKLKEMQIRAWCLQYTMFKAGINEDNCIIGLEKDLADFLAAIHQVIGIRKFCKASNKIFLKVMRVELLKLKNIENWEDYLGQVLYDLHGLKLGAGVWEVQDHACPPEKLEKRQTMQLVERVTILANRMPMKDLLKSDLKTTIDHMQQTLGQAKSTSQMYHNLRNFTEYLKRPIHPLRLYRALTGEVSVDAVSVNTPETILATHGWFFLLGMMALTKFKGVDLNRRQTPGATDDLRIGATFLRLQLQFTADRWDAWFRLAECFDYELDESVLWTADKMNKDRPELVKFQRNAIHCYTLALSHSRNVEVETHDGDPLHDLYHKFAMRMYASSREPFAMEPFHHSDQERYFIEDMGAGTFKKILHPQMNEYKVWKFAAKLFRMAMQRKPTDWKNPYMLSKCYWKMYQTSDDQLDVKDMKSKISIELLIHTLKKAVKVAHNARRGRNSDPILEPHYKIVSILHKLVIRGDLPSKDAAAILAEQPFGLAVNPDDHFASFTEPEDWEEYIIRNLTKLRDKDKSNWQHRIIIRHARILFDEANEAQGSDRLVEAKAAFGILRDSMVTKTMVMNVWKCDAERPGRHHVYTEQYVRFMTKLLVIMSDRNNLEQLLRRLRKKGADYYHFTDLWQSCCMAYLKLLREGYHVSPVSDDVFKSLSSEEFEVIGERIADWAASDGADIPLFNCMKETIELKKLNANLMKVAPIDDLLNDCYSRIYSEIAKTLPGPDPSKVVEERHHAKEVAAQLEAAQAEAKATSSLANILNAPNGQESITGTATPMETEKHEAAPRARKLGVRRPDVLRKAEQAVVRALEAPKSSKSRVGSVSSAGHDVDVDMKDAGDEHEEEHEEDHEDHEEEHDEDHEDGVDDDNGEEHAEDKAESEPGSIHDSADDESDLSDVPEDYDEEVPPGLIFPNLRQHTDESSGRRR, from the exons ATG cCGGCATTCCAAGCAATCAACCTCGAGCCAGAGGATAATATCGATGAACAAATCGATACCACAAAGGAGATTCAT GTCGACGAAGCTCTAAAAAGGTTCCAGAATGCCTTAAAACTCCATGCACAAGGACCCCGATCGCGCGAAGCTGCCGAAACCGCATACAACGAGCTATTCGAATCCGAGATCTTCAAATACCGAGAAGCCAAAACTGACTACGAACGAGCAGAGCGACATGCAGACGGTCAACCAGATGTGTCCAACTTGGACCATTCCCTCACAGATGGAGGATTAGATGTCGATGCCGGAGGGGCAGATGGTGTCGCAGCTAGTCTTGCTCAAGCGCTCTACTTATCCTACAAAAACTACGGCCAGTTCTTTGTCGACAAGTACAAGGACGAATCTACCTCAAACCCGGCATTCAAGGAAAAGACCCGACTGAAATATCATGGCGACCATGGAAACAAAGTTTTGGATAGCTGGATGACTGCTTTGGACCAGGACCCATCCGATCCAGAGCTCTGGAGAAGGGCTGCTCGATTCGCGGGCGCCATGAATAGCCACCGTATCAAGCGGTATTGTCTTGAGGCTGCGATTGAGTTGGATGACGACCCGGCTGTTGTGGAAGTTGAGCCTCCCTCTTTAGCGGAAGGCATGGCAGGTGAGCAGTTGAAAGACCAATtgcagcttcttggcgaCGAGATGGCTCTATCGCATCCAATAATGGCTCCCTGGCTTAAGAAGAAAATGCCTGCTCTTCTCAAGCGCCACCTTGATCCCATCCCCTTTCTACCAGACCCGACTAGGTCATTGATACCACCCAAAGACCCCGTTACTCAGGATCAGACTGTGGAAGACACAGAAATGAGAGAAGCCGAGGATGCAAGCCGCAGCGACCCCAAGACAGTGTCCTCCTGGGCaagtcttggtgatgaactCATAAATTGTCTTACAAATTCCACCGAGGTATTTGACATATTTGATGAAATCGTACAGAGCAGCGTGGACGAGGTTGTCGTAGAAACACCCTCGAACGATTCTGAAAGCATCAGTTCAGAGATTCAAGTTGCGATAGGAAGGCCGATCCAGCCAGCGGAACCGTCTGAGAAGAGTAGCCCCGAAGCAGAACCCAAGGATCAGAAGGCTGCATCTGAGGCCACCGAAGACAGCCAAAAGGCTGGTGACCAAACCAAAAAAGAAGCCAACGGAGTATCAACAAGAAAACGATCGCAATCTGCAGCGGGACTGCCAGACGGTgcggaagaagagaatgcGACCGAGAAACGCAGTAAACGAGTTCGACGAAGAGAAACACTACAAGCTGAGGAATCAACTGATCCCAGCACATTAATCGCTAATCAATTGCAGCCTTACCAAGGCGCTGACCAAAACCTATTCCAAATGACCAAGAGCGTTCTGGAAAATCTGGGCGTGGACGACAAGTCGACCTTCGATTTCATCACTGAACTCATCGATTCATGCGCTGTTGAAGATCGACCAGGAAAGATTACGAATCTGGCCGCAGGAGATCTGAGCAGTGCCATTGTTGACTTTCGCGAGGAGGTCGCCAAGGTGTTCTTGCACAAGAATGAACAAGCCCCTCTCGGTCCATCATCTTTCTTGGAGCATGCGAAGACAAGTTCGCAAGACCAGAACTCAACGCCGACTTTCAATGAGACACAGGGCTTAAGGTCGTTTGCTACAAAGGTCGGAGAATCTCGATCGTGGATGACCGTTGAAGATGTCGCATATGAATGGGTCAGAGCTGTTAGCCAGAGCTATGCAACAACCAAGTGGTCCGACAAGATGAAGCTATCTGTAGTCCAAATGCTCAATCATTCGGATTCAGCTTTGCATCAAAGAATCACTGAAAAAATGGAGTTGGCTGCTGGTTCACTCGAGAAGCTGGCCGAGCTCGAAACCATCGTCCCTATGATCTATGAACTTCATATCGACATATACGAACTCATCACCAACCCCAGTAGCGTTGTGGATTATGCAACTCGTATGAAGACCAAATACCGCCTCGGACGGTGGCTTGATGTTGCTTCTGCTTACATCCAAGCACTTGACCGCCCTTCAAATGATGAACTTTCAGCACGTTTCTTATGGACCTCAGTTCTTGTGTCTTCACATTCTGAGCAGCCCGTGCGCGAACACATTCTTCTCATGTGGACATCTCTACGGGATCACCTGGCAGATGAGAAGATCCCAACCATTTCACTGCCAAACAATGTGGTCATGCCAACGATCTCCCCAGAAGCCGCTGATCGCGAAATCTCCAAGCTCACGACAATGGACTTTTTCCTCGGATTGTTTCAGGACAACATGGAGGATCCAGTATCTGTCATTGAGACGCTAGAGCCCGTTCTCAACCCTTCTTCAGTCTGCGCCCCCCCCCGGGAGTCAGACTCCGAGAGTCCGGGTACTGAAGCTGATGATGCAAGCTCAAGCGGCAAGCAAAAGAAGTCACTTTCGGACTGTGCAAGTCAGAGCCTGCAAGATCTATGGAAATTTCTTCATAACAGTAGCACAGAGCTTAGGTTGTTTCTGTGGTCACGTTTAGGAGCCGCTTACGATGCTATCGGTTATCCCACCAAGAAATTCTCTTGTTGCCTAAAGAGCATTGAGTTAATCGTATCAGATCTGGAAGGCGAAACATATGCCAACACTCCGGCCGACTCCAGGAAGTTGCTCTTGATGCGCACTCTGAAATCGCTGGATGAGCTACTCATTAGTGCGCTGTACTCTGCGCTCAATGATAACACTGCTTTCGAAATTATTGACGACGCTCACATCAAATCCACCACTGCCGCGCTCGCCAAGGTCAACTGTTTACTGCACGTGTCGAGCCTCTGCGAAGACGAGGTTCGTATTGGCCTCAAGACAGAACGTCCTGGCAATGCTGCTTCGAAAGCAGCCCTCCAATCACTCAAGAACAAGTTGAAGGAAATGCAGATTCGTGCATGGTGCCTCCAATACACCATGTTCAAGGCTGGCATCAACGAGGACAATTGCATAATCGGGCTCGAAAAGGACCTGGCCGACTTCCTCGCCGCCATCCACCAGGTTATTGGCATTCGCAAGTTCTGCAAAGCTTCCAACAAGATCTTCCTCAAGGTTATGCGTGTcgaacttctcaagctcaagaacattgAGAACTGGGAAGACTATCTTGGACAAGTGCTCTACGATTTACATGGCCTCAAACTTGGGGCAGGCGTTTGGGAAGTCCAGGATCATGCCTGTCCTcccgagaagcttgagaagcgaCAGACCATGCAACTCGTGGAGAGGGTTACTATTCTCGCGAATCGCATGCCCATGAAAGATCTCCTCAAGTCAGATCTCAAGACAACAATTGATCACATGCAGCAGACTCTTGGCCAGGCAAAGTCAACGTCTCAGATGTATCACAATCTCCGCAACTTTACCGAATACTTGAAGAGGCCTATACACCCACTGCGTCTGTACAGAGCCCTTACTGGGGAAGTTTCAGTCGACGCTGTGTCTGTTAACACGCCGGAGACCATCCTCGCGACTCATGGCTGGTTCTTTTTGCTCGGCATGATGGCTCTCACTAAGTTCAAGGGTGTCGACTTGAATCGTAGACAGACTCCTGGCGCAACCGACGATTTGCGTATAGGTGCGACTTTCTTGCGACTCCAACTTCAGTTCACTGCAGACAGATGGGATGCCTGGTTCCGGTTGGCAGAATGCTTTGACTACGAACTGGATGAGTCGGTTCTTTGGACTGCTGACAAGATGAACAAGGACCGACCTGAGCTGGTCAAGTTCCAGCGAAATGCTATCCATTGCTATACCCTCGCGCTTTCACACTCCCGTAACGTGGAAGTTGAAACGCACGATGGAGACCCTTTGCATGACTTGTATCACAAATTTGCTATGCGAATGTATGCCTCGAGCCGTGAGCCATTCGCTATGGAACCGTTCCATCACTCTGATCAAGAAAGGTACTTTATCGAGGATATGGGAGCTGGAACCTTCAAGAAGATTTTGCACCCGCAAATGAATGAGTACAAAGTCTGGAAATTTGCAGCCAAGCTGTTCAGGATGGCAATGCAACGAAAGCCAACCGATTGGAA GAACCCGTACATGCTCTCCAAGTGCTACTGGAAGATGTACCAGACCTCTGATGACCAACTCGACGTCAAGGACATGAAGTCCAAGATCAGCATTGAACTACTGATTCATACACTTAAGAAAGCAGTCAAGGTAGCGCACAATGCTCGACGGGGTAGGAACAGCGATCCTATCCTCGAGCCACATTACAAGATAGTTTCCATTTTACACAAGCTGGTGATTCGAGGAGACTTACCATCTAAAGACGCTGCTGCGATCTTAGCTGAGCAACCATTTGGGCTAGCTGTCAACCCTGATGACCACTTTGCTTCCTTCACAGAGCCTGAAGATTGGGAGGAGTATATTATTCGCAatctcaccaagctcagAGACAAGGATAAGTCTAACTGGCAGCATCGCATCATCATTAGGCACGCTAGAATCCTGTTCGATGAGGCCAATGAGGCGCAGGGCAGCGATAGATTAGTGGAAGCAAAGGCTGCTTTCGGTATTCTTCGGGACAGCATGGTCACTAAAACGATGGTTATGAATGTCTGGAAGTGCGATGCGGAGCGACCCGGTCGACATCACGTTTACACAGAGCAATACGTCCGTTTCATGACCAAGCTATTGGTCATTATGTCAGATCGCAATAATCTGGAGCAGCTTCTGAGACGTCTTCGAAAGAAGGGTGCAGACTATTACCACTTCACCGATTTATGGCAGTCTTGCTGCATGGCTTACCTCAAGCTCTTACGAGAAGGTTACCATGTGTCACCAGTCTCAGACGACGTGTTCAAGTCTCTTTCCAGCGAGGAGTTCGAGGTTATTGGAGAGAGAATCGCAGACTGGGCCGCAAGCGACGGTGCTGACATTCCATTGTTCAACTGCATGAAGGAAACCATCGAGCTGAAGAAACTCAATGCTAATCTTATGAAAGTGGCACCCATTGATGATCTTCTGAACGATTGTTACTCCAGGATCTACTCTGAGATAGCCAAGACACTGCCTGGCCCAGACCCTAGCAAGGTCGTGGAGGAGCGACACCATGCTAAAGAAGTTGCGGCCCAGCTCGAAGCAGCGCAAGCAGAGGCAAAAGCCACCAGCTCGCTCGCAAATATTCTCAATGCGCCCAATGGACAGGAGAGCATCACAGGCACAGCAACTCCCATGGAGACAGAGAAGCATGAGGCTGCACCACGGGCACGAAAGCTTGGCGTCAGACGACCTGATGTCTTGCGCAAGGCTGAGCAAGCAGTCGTCCGAGCTCTGGAGGCGCCCAAGTCAAGCAAGAGCAGAGTTGGCAGTGTCTCGAGCG CTGGACACgacgttgatgttgatatgAAGGATGCTGGAGATGAGCATGAAGAAGAACACGAAGAGGATCACGAAGACCATGAGGAAGAGCACGACGAGGACCATGAAGATGGCGTGGATGATGACAACGGCGAAGAGCACGCCGAGGATAAGGCTGAGAGTGAGCCAGGCAGTATTCACGATTCagccgatgatgagagtgaCCTCAGCGATGTCCCTGAGGACTACGATGAGGAAGTGCCTCCTGGGCTTATCTTCCCAAACCTCAGACAACATACCGACGAGTCCAGCGGCCGAAGACGCTGA